The following coding sequences lie in one Candidatus Krumholzibacteriia bacterium genomic window:
- the purB gene encoding adenylosuccinate lyase — translation MIERYQTPEMAGLWADDGRFEIWRDVEVAACEALAELGEIPAEAARTIREKAGFDVARIHEIEATTNHDVIAFLTSMAEHIGPDSRWVHLGMTSSDLLDTTLAVQCKRAGELILEELDRLITATTARAVEHKRTVMIGRSHGVHAEPTTFGLKLLVWVDELKRDRARLTAAIERVAVGQISGPVGTFAHIAPEVEARVCAHFGLGVSPVSTQVVQRDRHAEFLNAIALCGATLETMAIEVRHLQRTEVREAEEPFGKGQKGSSAMPHKRNPILCERLTGMARLLRTNAQAAIENVALWHERDISHSSVERVILPDSTTLLHYMLRKTVPLIEGLRVFPERMRENLESTGGLYHSGAILLALAREGLTREEAYRIVQAAAMRSWEEGRPFEEVARADEELARHLDADALDACFDLQRHLRHVDTIFARVLGDEGAAH, via the coding sequence ATGATCGAGCGGTACCAGACCCCAGAGATGGCCGGCCTGTGGGCCGACGACGGGCGCTTCGAGATCTGGCGCGACGTCGAGGTCGCCGCCTGCGAAGCCCTGGCCGAGCTGGGGGAGATCCCCGCCGAGGCCGCCCGGACGATCCGCGAGAAGGCGGGCTTCGACGTCGCCCGCATCCACGAGATCGAGGCGACGACCAATCACGACGTCATCGCCTTCCTCACCAGCATGGCCGAGCACATCGGCCCCGACTCGCGCTGGGTCCACCTGGGCATGACCAGCTCGGACCTGCTCGACACCACGCTGGCCGTGCAGTGCAAGCGGGCCGGGGAGCTGATCCTCGAGGAACTCGACCGGCTGATCACGGCGACGACCGCGCGCGCGGTCGAGCACAAGCGCACCGTGATGATCGGCCGCAGTCACGGCGTGCACGCCGAACCCACGACCTTCGGCCTGAAGCTGCTGGTGTGGGTCGACGAGCTGAAGCGTGACCGCGCGCGCCTGACCGCGGCGATCGAGCGTGTGGCGGTGGGGCAGATCAGCGGGCCGGTGGGGACCTTCGCGCACATCGCGCCCGAGGTCGAAGCCCGCGTCTGCGCGCACTTCGGCCTGGGCGTGAGTCCGGTGAGCACGCAGGTCGTCCAGCGCGATCGCCACGCCGAGTTCCTCAACGCCATCGCCCTGTGCGGGGCCACGCTCGAGACCATGGCGATCGAGGTCCGCCATCTGCAGCGCACCGAGGTGCGCGAGGCCGAGGAACCCTTCGGCAAGGGCCAGAAGGGCAGCTCGGCCATGCCGCACAAGCGCAATCCCATCCTGTGCGAGCGGCTCACCGGCATGGCGCGTCTGCTGCGCACGAACGCGCAGGCGGCGATCGAGAACGTCGCGCTCTGGCACGAGCGCGACATCAGCCACTCGAGCGTGGAGCGGGTGATCCTGCCCGACTCGACCACGCTGCTGCACTACATGCTGCGCAAGACCGTGCCCTTGATCGAAGGACTGCGCGTGTTCCCCGAGCGGATGCGCGAGAACCTGGAGTCGACGGGCGGCCTGTACCACAGCGGTGCGATCCTGCTGGCGCTCGCCCGCGAGGGGCTGACCCGCGAGGAGGCCTACCGCATCGTGCAGGCGGCGGCCATGCGCAGCTGGGAGGAGGGGCGACCCTTCGAGGAGGTCGCCCGCGCCGACGAGGAACTCGCCCGACACCTCGACGCCGACGCCCTCGACGCCTGCTTCGACCTGCAACGACACCTGCGTCACGTCGACACCATCTTCGCCCGCGTCCTCGGCGACGAGGGCGCGGCGCACTAG
- a CDS encoding flippase, with protein MRGTRGVLQNIGILAFGQAASQALGVVALVFLARHLGTHWFGVVQIGVTFMTYTLIVAEWGMISTGIRGVSRLDDQGAVRRYVRTHMGLMAVQALVVLTIGAVVLPRLPFVREDPVVFWIYLLSVVPQVFLLSWAAAGLERMTWVGAAKIARAGLYAVFVLALLIPLEQLTGLAPQRIVPALYLLALTGAALIVGIPLSRWIGGAPLPVLPTLAEARERWRQATPIAASVIVLRVLVSIDLIVLGVLATPEVAGNYAAASRIIALLVVAIEVLWSALLPRFSRLAKLDPAGHRRAFNLYFGFVCAALLPVAVGGSLVADDLMAVLYGAQFPDAGPVFSVLIVSTSLLALGMFLGNALISENRQSRYVPAVVVGAVVAVVGAWLLVPRLGGIGAAFGMAAGHTLLFVGLVGTFLPRFDRSFVRTIMVLLPALAVMAVVVELLGDAHVFVRVVAGGVTYGALALWPLRGLLRTHRTTGPGSAP; from the coding sequence ATGCGCGGCACACGGGGCGTTCTGCAGAACATCGGGATCCTGGCCTTCGGTCAGGCGGCGAGCCAGGCGCTCGGCGTGGTCGCGCTCGTGTTCCTGGCGCGGCACCTGGGCACGCACTGGTTCGGGGTCGTCCAGATCGGCGTGACCTTCATGACCTACACGCTGATCGTGGCCGAGTGGGGGATGATCTCGACCGGCATCCGCGGGGTGTCGCGTCTCGACGACCAGGGCGCCGTGCGGCGCTACGTGCGCACCCACATGGGCCTGATGGCCGTGCAGGCGCTGGTGGTGCTGACGATCGGTGCGGTGGTGCTGCCGCGTCTGCCCTTCGTGCGGGAGGATCCGGTCGTCTTCTGGATCTACCTGCTGTCGGTCGTTCCCCAGGTCTTCCTGCTGAGCTGGGCCGCGGCGGGTCTGGAACGCATGACCTGGGTGGGAGCGGCGAAGATCGCGCGCGCGGGTCTGTACGCCGTGTTCGTGCTCGCCCTCTTGATCCCGCTGGAGCAGCTCACGGGACTCGCGCCGCAGCGGATCGTTCCGGCCCTGTACCTGCTCGCCCTGACCGGTGCCGCGCTGATCGTCGGCATTCCCCTCTCGCGCTGGATCGGAGGAGCGCCGCTGCCGGTGTTGCCCACGCTGGCGGAGGCGCGGGAGCGGTGGCGGCAGGCGACGCCGATCGCGGCGAGCGTGATCGTGCTGCGCGTGCTCGTGAGCATCGACCTGATCGTGCTCGGCGTGCTCGCCACGCCCGAGGTGGCGGGCAACTACGCGGCCGCGTCGCGGATCATCGCGCTGCTGGTGGTGGCGATCGAGGTGTTGTGGTCGGCGCTGCTGCCGCGCTTCAGCCGCCTGGCGAAGCTCGATCCCGCCGGCCATCGCCGCGCCTTCAACCTGTACTTCGGTTTCGTGTGCGCGGCGCTGCTGCCGGTGGCGGTGGGTGGATCCCTGGTGGCCGACGACCTGATGGCCGTGCTGTACGGGGCGCAGTTCCCCGACGCGGGACCGGTGTTCTCGGTGCTGATCGTGAGCACCAGCCTGCTGGCCCTGGGCATGTTCCTGGGCAATGCGCTGATCAGCGAGAACCGGCAGTCGCGCTACGTGCCGGCGGTGGTGGTCGGAGCGGTGGTCGCGGTGGTCGGGGCGTGGCTGCTCGTGCCGCGTCTGGGCGGAATCGGGGCCGCCTTCGGCATGGCGGCCGGACACACCCTGCTGTTCGTGGGCCTGGTCGGCACCTTCCTGCCGCGCTTCGACCGGTCCTTCGTGCGCACGATCATGGTCCTGCTCCCGGCACTGGCCGTCATGGCGGTGGTGGTGGAGCTGCTGGGTGACGCGCACGTCTTCGTGCGGGTGGTCGCCGGCGGCGTGACGTACGGCGCGCTGGCGCTGTGGCCCCTGCGTGGGCTGCTGCGGACGCATCGCACGACCGGGCCGGGATCGGCGCCCTGA
- a CDS encoding KUP/HAK/KT family potassium transporter yields the protein MQRAKGQRGRWAFLSLAALGVVYGDIGTSPLYAVRECFYGHYGVEPVEANVLGVLSLVTWSLLFVISLKYLVFVLRADYDGEGGILALMELVLRRSEGRGRSWILMLGIFGASLLYGDGIITPAISVLSAVEGLEVVTPGLGVWVVPITVGILVALFAVQRTGTAGVGRWFGPIMLVWFATLAALGVASVLDEPGVLRGLDPRHGVQFLVANGMTGLTILGIVFLVVTGGEALYADLGHFGTFPIRLSWHLVVLPSLLLNYFGQGALILGGGAEIHHPFYQLVPAWGMGPMVVLATAATVIASQAIISGAFSLSYQAMQLGYLPRLAVRHTSATERGQIYVPSVNWMLLVATVALVLGFRTSGALASAYGVAIATTMVITTLVLYAALRGVFGWRRSAALALCGFFVVFDLAYFAANMLKFADGGWVPLLVAGGVMLLMTTWRRGRAIERRRIRDLAVDPVQHLADIGGGGTYRRVPGTAVYLSHTATGTPRTLVDNLEHNHALHRRVVLFTVRTVRRPWTADDDRLRVERLRDDLHRLVAHVGFLERIDVPALLAQADREFDLDLDLDGLTYFVGDEFHVPTPELGMDQLRSHLYAWLARNQHRVTRFYHLPADQVIELGRRVSV from the coding sequence ATGCAGCGCGCGAAGGGACAACGCGGCCGCTGGGCCTTCCTGTCGTTGGCGGCACTGGGCGTCGTGTACGGCGACATCGGTACGAGTCCGCTGTACGCGGTGCGCGAGTGCTTCTACGGGCACTACGGGGTGGAGCCGGTCGAGGCGAACGTGCTGGGCGTGCTGTCGCTGGTGACGTGGTCGCTGCTGTTCGTCATCTCGCTCAAGTATCTGGTGTTCGTGCTGCGCGCCGACTACGACGGCGAGGGTGGAATCCTGGCCCTCATGGAACTGGTGTTGCGCCGCAGCGAGGGGCGCGGCCGGAGCTGGATCCTGATGCTCGGAATCTTCGGGGCGTCGTTGCTGTACGGCGACGGCATCATCACCCCGGCGATCTCGGTCCTGAGCGCCGTCGAGGGGCTGGAGGTGGTCACGCCGGGGCTCGGCGTGTGGGTGGTTCCCATCACGGTGGGCATCCTGGTGGCGCTGTTCGCGGTGCAGCGCACGGGGACGGCCGGCGTGGGGCGGTGGTTCGGGCCGATCATGCTGGTGTGGTTCGCCACCCTGGCCGCGCTGGGCGTGGCGTCGGTGCTCGACGAACCCGGGGTGCTGCGCGGGCTGGATCCGCGCCACGGAGTGCAGTTCCTCGTCGCGAACGGCATGACCGGCCTCACCATCCTCGGCATCGTCTTCCTGGTGGTGACCGGCGGCGAGGCGCTCTACGCCGACCTGGGGCACTTCGGGACCTTTCCGATCCGTCTGAGCTGGCACCTGGTCGTGCTGCCGTCGTTGTTGCTGAACTACTTCGGGCAGGGCGCGCTGATCCTCGGTGGGGGCGCCGAGATCCACCATCCCTTCTACCAGCTGGTCCCGGCGTGGGGAATGGGGCCGATGGTCGTGCTGGCCACCGCCGCGACGGTGATCGCGTCGCAGGCGATCATCTCGGGGGCGTTCTCGCTGTCGTACCAGGCCATGCAGCTCGGATACCTGCCACGCCTGGCGGTGCGGCACACCTCGGCCACCGAGCGCGGACAGATCTACGTGCCCAGCGTGAACTGGATGCTACTGGTGGCCACGGTGGCCCTGGTGCTGGGCTTCCGGACGTCCGGGGCGCTGGCCTCGGCCTACGGGGTGGCGATCGCCACCACCATGGTGATCACCACGCTGGTGCTCTACGCCGCGCTGCGGGGTGTGTTCGGGTGGAGGCGCAGCGCGGCCCTGGCCCTGTGCGGGTTCTTCGTCGTCTTCGACCTGGCCTACTTCGCGGCAAACATGCTCAAGTTCGCCGACGGGGGATGGGTGCCGCTGCTGGTGGCCGGCGGCGTCATGCTGCTGATGACCACCTGGCGGCGCGGGCGGGCGATCGAACGGCGCCGGATCCGCGACCTCGCGGTCGATCCCGTGCAGCACCTGGCCGACATCGGCGGCGGCGGGACCTACCGACGGGTGCCGGGGACGGCCGTCTACCTCTCGCACACCGCCACCGGAACGCCGCGGACGCTGGTCGACAACCTCGAGCACAATCACGCCCTGCACCGCCGCGTGGTGCTGTTCACCGTGCGCACGGTGCGGCGGCCGTGGACGGCCGACGACGATCGGCTGCGCGTGGAGCGGCTGCGCGACGACCTGCACCGGCTGGTCGCGCACGTGGGCTTCCTGGAACGGATCGACGTGCCCGCGCTGCTGGCCCAGGCCGACCGGGAGTTCGACCTCGACCTGGATCTCGACGGCCTGACCTACTTCGTCGGCGACGAGTTCCACGTCCCCACGCCCGAACTGGGCATGGACCAGCTCCGCTCGCACCTGTACGCCTGGCTCGCCCGCAACCAGCACCGCGTGACCCGCTTCTACCACCTGCCGGCCGACCAGGTGATCGAGCTGGGGCGCAGGGTGTCGGTCTGA